The DNA window TACGCTGGTGGTGGTCGGCGTCTCGGCGCTGATCGTTGCCTCGCCGATGGCCTTCCTGGCGCTGAAGATCTTTGGCGCCGGCTATCTCGTCTTCCTGGCCTGGCAGGCGATTGCCAAGGGCTCGGCCTTTTCGCCGGAGAAGAAGACGGGACCCGAGATTTCGCTGTTCCGCGCCTGGGCGGCGGGGCTTGGCGTCAATCTGCTCAATCCGAAGGTCATCCTGTTCTTCATGACCTTCCTGCCGCAATTCGTCTCCGCGCATGATCCGAACGCGCCGGGAAAGCTGTTTTTCCTTGGGCTCATGTTCATCGTGCTGTCGGTCCCGGTGACCGTGCCGATGGTGCTGGCGGCGGAAAGGTTTTCGGCAGCAATGAAGGCCAGCCCGCGCGTCACGCGGGTGGTCGATTATCTCTTCGCCGGGGTCTTTTCGGCCTTCGCGCTCAAGATCCTGACGGCGCAGGCGAAGTAGGCTTTCGCCGGCCTGCGCTTCGTCCCGAAACCAGCCAATAGGCCAGTCCGCCGATCAGCCCACACGTGAACAGCACTGCGTTGTCCTCCAGGGAGGGTATCGCTGGAATACTGGCCAGATGGGGTCTCTGCAACTTGCCGACATATTTCTCCCAGAAGGGCTGGTATTGGATCCAGAATGGAAAGTAGGCAACGATGCCGGTCAGGCCGCCCGCAGCCGTATAGTAGATCGGCGTTCTGATCGAAGCGAGTTCCGCAACGACGACGACCAAGCAGAAAGGCAGAACGCTGAGAACGCTGACAAAGACGGCAAAGATCGACGTCAGGAACAAGCCTATCTTCAGCACTACCCACTGCTCGGGATGTTCCCAGATGGCGACTGCTGCGGACATAACGATCATGGCCAGACTGGACGTCATCACCGCGGCCATGAATCCAACAGTTATGGTTCCCAACCGGGCCATGGCAAAATGCGCCAATCCACTAGATTGAAACGAACAGTATTCCTGCTCATCAATGAGCAAGAATCGTTAAGATCGACTGTGCAAGACCACCGGGGGGCGACTATCTCTTCGCCGGTGCTGTTCCAGGCCTTCGCGCTCAAGATCCTGACGGCCCAGACGAAGGAGATGCCTTCTCGTCTTTCCACCAGCTTCCGGCCCAGCGCCCGGCGCTGAGCCAGTAGAAGATGCCGCCGACCATGCCGCCGCCGATCACCGCCATGATGGCGCTGGTCTCCCGGATCGCGAAGGTGGCATCGCGGGCATGATCGACCATGGCGAGGAAAACGCCGGCGACCACCGCGCCCGCCAGCGCATAGAACAGCCAGTCGCGCCGGCCGAGGATCTCGGCAAGCAGGATGACGACGCAAGCCGGCATCAGGGCGAAATAGGCGACGAACAGGGCGACGAAGGGAATTGAAAAATAGAGCGAAGCGGTCGCTGTCGGATGCGCCTGCTCCGGCGTGTAGCCGAGTGACGCCAGGAACAGGATGTTGAGGAAGGCGCTCGCCGCCAGCGCGGCGACGGCATAGCCGAACAGGATGACTGCGAAACGGACGAGGTAGCCAATGAGACGGGTCATCATCCCAAATCCCGGCCCAGATCCCGGCGCATGCCAGACTTGCGCCCGGCCAGAAGCCAGTAGACCGAGCCGGCGGCAATGCCGGCCGTGGCCAGAAAACCGAGATAGCCCGGATTGAAAACAAAGCTGCCGGCAGAACGCGGGAGGGACACGCCAAACGCCGTCGAGGTGATCGCGCCCGTGGCGGCAAAGTAGAACCATCCCCGAAGCGAAAACCATTCGGCGACAAAGAGCGCGGGGCCGACGATCAACAGCGCGCCGACCATCACGGTCAAGACGGCGAGCGGGAACGAGCCCAGCCAGTCGAAGGCGAAAATGATCGACCAGTTGCCGTCCTCGATGCCTTCCAGAAGCGCGATCAGCAGCACGGGCACCAGGATCGAGGTCAGCACACCGGCGATATAACCGACGGCCATCATGGCGAGGCGCTTCGGCCAGGCGAAGCGGCGGCTCACGCCTCGCCGTGCCCCGCGATCATCATGGCCTCCAGGGCCAGCCGGTCGACCTTGCGCATGCGCTCGGAGTCCGACTTGAGCTGGCCGCAGGCGGCCAGGATGTCGCGGCCGCGCGGCGTGCGGATCGGCGAGGCATAGCCGGCATTGTTGATGTAGTCGGCGAATTTCTCGATCGTCTCCCAGTCCGAGCACTGGTAGTTGGTGCCTGGCCACGGGTTGAACGGGATCAAATTGATCTTGGCCGGAATACCCTTGAGCAGCTTGATCAGGCCCTTGGCGTCCTCGATGGAATCGTTGACGTCCTTCAGCATCACATATTCGAAGGTGATGCGCTTGGCGTTCGACAGGCC is part of the Mesorhizobium loti genome and encodes:
- a CDS encoding LysE family translocator, producing MSFIPDTTTLIQFAIATVILAITPGPDMTLFVSRTLSQGRATGFASMAGAECGTLIHTTLVVVGVSALIVASPMAFLALKIFGAGYLVFLAWQAIAKGSAFSPEKKTGPEISLFRAWAAGLGVNLLNPKVILFFMTFLPQFVSAHDPNAPGKLFFLGLMFIVLSVPVTVPMVLAAERFSAAMKASPRVTRVVDYLFAGVFSAFALKILTAQAK